One Pontibacillus yanchengensis DNA window includes the following coding sequences:
- a CDS encoding ABC transporter permease, translating into MFRYTLKRLGWAIVTLWAVITITFLLMHSIPGNPFAKEGTMPEAVYNNLQHYYNLDKPLVVQYGLYLKQLAQFDFGPSLKSKTITVNDYIVNGFPVSLHLGMQALVIAITFGLIFGVIASLNRNRWPDYVSMVLSIIGISVPSFILATFLINFVAVEWGLLPVATWQSWSHTVLPSISLAMMPMAYIARLMRSSMLEVLGQDYINTARAKGIAKHMIIFKHAIRNAILPVVTVLGIITANLVTGSFIIEQIFGIPGMGEMFVKGIFNRDYPVILGSTIFYAAILIFLVFIVDIAYTFIDPRIKITGESK; encoded by the coding sequence ATGTTTCGTTATACATTGAAGCGGTTGGGATGGGCCATTGTAACACTATGGGCAGTAATTACAATTACCTTCTTATTAATGCACAGTATTCCAGGGAACCCATTTGCGAAAGAAGGAACAATGCCAGAAGCTGTCTATAATAACCTGCAGCATTATTATAATTTGGATAAACCACTGGTTGTTCAATATGGATTGTATTTAAAACAGTTAGCGCAATTTGACTTTGGGCCTTCGTTAAAGTCGAAAACAATCACGGTAAATGATTATATTGTTAACGGTTTCCCAGTTTCTTTGCATCTTGGTATGCAAGCACTAGTGATTGCCATTACATTTGGACTCATTTTTGGAGTCATTGCTTCTTTAAATCGAAACAGGTGGCCTGATTACGTATCCATGGTGTTATCGATTATTGGAATCTCAGTACCTAGCTTTATTTTAGCTACGTTCTTAATTAATTTCGTTGCAGTTGAGTGGGGGCTCCTACCTGTGGCAACATGGCAATCATGGTCGCATACAGTATTACCATCTATATCTCTTGCCATGATGCCGATGGCGTATATCGCGCGTCTGATGCGCTCAAGTATGCTAGAGGTGTTAGGTCAGGATTATATTAATACAGCTCGTGCAAAAGGGATCGCAAAGCACATGATTATTTTTAAACATGCGATTAGGAATGCGATTCTTCCAGTTGTGACAGTATTAGGAATCATAACTGCAAACCTCGTAACAGGCAGCTTTATTATTGAACAAATCTTTGGCATTCCCGGTATGGGTGAGATGTTCGTGAAAGGGATTTTTAACCGTGATTATCCTGTTATTTTAGGTTCGACAATCTTCTATGCAGCTATTTTAATCTTCCTTGTGTTTATTGTAGACATTGCTTATACATTTATCGATCCAAGAATTAAGATAACGGGGGAGAGTAAATGA
- a CDS encoding peptide ABC transporter substrate-binding protein codes for MSKKLLAVFSLLLVLMFGLAGCFSGDSEDVTKDDSTDTTDTSTDTDNSEDTEGTNDVGEEKILHLNNSSEPGALHPGLAEGTHDSWPLNHLFEGLTKKSPDGEVEPGMAEKWETSEDGLEWTFFLKQDVNWSNGDPVTAEDFKYAWLHALDPNVGSSYAYQLYYVKGATEYNSADIEAVSDEDLTKLRDGVGIEVVDEKTLKVTLAQPTPYFLDLTSFYTYFPVNKNVQEGNPEWYQEADGYVSNGAFTLEEWNHKESITLKKNENYYDKDRINLDGINFLMIEEASTTWQMYRNGELDFLYPLPQDVVGQMSENDDPEFNIAPDLAIYYYNFNTEKKPFNNAKVRKALSMAINREDLVEFVAQGGQQPAYGVVPEGINDVDGDFRQNGGALFESDIEKAKELLAEGLKEEGMDSMDEFVILYNTSEGHQAIASAIQEMWRKNLDVSTKLENVEFQVKLDREKAGDFMVSRAGWIGDYVDPMTFMDLWVTDGPYNDASWSNTDYDSLIDKAKTTMDAAERMEAMHQAEQILMDEMPVMPIYFYTKPFTVKPYVKGIYTPINKYTQFHYADIEKE; via the coding sequence ATGAGTAAGAAGCTTTTAGCGGTCTTTAGTTTATTGTTGGTTCTTATGTTTGGACTAGCTGGCTGTTTTAGTGGAGATTCAGAGGATGTAACAAAAGATGACTCAACGGATACTACTGATACTTCTACAGATACGGATAATAGTGAAGATACAGAGGGTACTAATGATGTCGGGGAAGAAAAAATTCTACATTTGAATAACTCTTCAGAACCGGGGGCGCTACATCCCGGTTTAGCAGAGGGTACGCACGATTCATGGCCACTGAATCACTTGTTCGAAGGGTTAACGAAGAAAAGTCCGGATGGAGAAGTGGAACCAGGAATGGCTGAAAAATGGGAAACGAGTGAAGATGGTCTAGAGTGGACATTCTTCTTGAAGCAGGATGTGAATTGGTCGAACGGAGATCCTGTGACAGCAGAAGATTTTAAATATGCTTGGTTGCATGCTCTTGATCCAAATGTAGGTTCATCTTATGCGTATCAATTGTATTATGTGAAAGGTGCAACAGAATATAACTCTGCTGATATTGAAGCAGTAAGCGATGAAGACCTTACGAAGCTTCGTGATGGAGTAGGAATTGAGGTTGTAGACGAAAAGACATTAAAAGTAACGTTAGCTCAACCAACACCTTACTTCTTAGATTTAACTTCATTCTACACATACTTCCCAGTTAACAAGAATGTACAGGAAGGAAATCCAGAATGGTACCAAGAAGCTGATGGGTATGTATCAAATGGCGCGTTCACACTGGAAGAGTGGAATCATAAGGAAAGCATTACACTGAAGAAGAATGAAAACTACTACGATAAAGATCGTATCAATCTTGATGGCATTAACTTCTTAATGATTGAGGAAGCATCTACAACATGGCAAATGTACCGTAACGGTGAGTTAGATTTCCTTTATCCACTACCACAGGATGTGGTTGGTCAAATGAGTGAGAATGATGATCCAGAATTTAATATTGCTCCAGACCTAGCTATTTATTACTACAACTTCAATACAGAGAAAAAACCATTTAATAATGCAAAGGTCCGTAAAGCACTTTCTATGGCAATCAACCGTGAAGATTTAGTAGAGTTCGTGGCACAAGGTGGTCAACAGCCAGCATATGGTGTTGTACCTGAAGGCATTAATGATGTTGATGGTGACTTTCGTCAAAATGGTGGTGCTTTATTCGAGTCGGATATAGAAAAAGCAAAGGAACTACTTGCTGAAGGCCTAAAAGAAGAAGGTATGGATTCCATGGATGAATTCGTGATTCTATATAATACTTCGGAAGGTCACCAGGCGATTGCTTCAGCAATTCAAGAAATGTGGCGTAAAAATCTTGATGTTTCAACAAAGCTAGAAAATGTAGAATTCCAAGTTAAACTAGATCGTGAGAAAGCTGGAGATTTCATGGTTTCACGTGCAGGTTGGATTGGGGATTATGTTGACCCGATGACATTCATGGATCTGTGGGTTACAGATGGTCCTTATAATGATGCAAGTTGGAGTAATACAGATTACGATAGTTTAATAGATAAAGCCAAAACAACCATGGATGCTGCAGAACGTATGGAAGCAATGCATCAAGCGGAACAAATTCTCATGGATGAAATGCCTGTTATGCCAATTTATTTCTACACCAAACCATTTACTGTTAAACCTTATGTGAAAGGTATCTACACACCAATCAACAAATATACACAATTCCATTATGCTGATATTGAGAAAGAATAA
- a CDS encoding SDR family NAD(P)-dependent oxidoreductase, which produces MNAMPKEVIIITGSTRGIGRSTAIALAASGAAVVVNGRNELEVQELVSTIRGNGGKAAGWTGCVLEERAGEQLVHVARTHFGAVTGLINNAGIIRDQKSYRMEYKDFSDVIDVHVKGAFICSKAVIQDMRSTNTHGFIVNITSLAGLIGTIGQINYSAAKAALIGMTHTLAKELEKDFIQVNAIAPAAETDMTRPFIEKVKQQASPEEQVYWSIGSPEDVATFIDTFLKERKLQETGEIYAINGSETGRWLPPSYELL; this is translated from the coding sequence ATGAATGCTATGCCAAAAGAAGTGATTATCATTACAGGATCCACTCGTGGTATTGGCAGAAGTACAGCGATTGCTTTAGCAGCATCTGGAGCAGCTGTAGTAGTGAATGGTAGAAATGAACTAGAAGTTCAGGAACTCGTTTCCACCATTCGAGGAAATGGTGGGAAAGCTGCTGGTTGGACCGGATGTGTACTAGAAGAAAGGGCTGGAGAGCAACTTGTTCATGTTGCGCGAACTCATTTTGGGGCTGTGACAGGTCTTATCAACAATGCTGGTATTATACGCGATCAGAAATCTTATCGTATGGAGTACAAGGATTTCTCTGATGTTATTGATGTCCATGTGAAGGGTGCTTTTATTTGTAGTAAAGCTGTTATTCAAGACATGCGGTCCACTAATACACACGGATTTATTGTTAATATTACCTCGCTAGCCGGACTTATTGGTACTATAGGTCAAATCAACTATAGTGCAGCTAAAGCTGCATTAATTGGAATGACGCATACGCTAGCTAAGGAATTAGAAAAAGACTTTATTCAAGTCAATGCTATCGCACCTGCAGCAGAAACCGATATGACACGCCCTTTTATTGAAAAAGTAAAACAACAAGCTAGTCCAGAAGAACAAGTTTACTGGAGTATAGGAAGCCCTGAAGATGTCGCAACTTTTATTGATACTTTTTTAAAGGAACGCAAATTACAAGAGACAGGAGAAATCTATGCCATTAATGGAAGCGAAACTGGGAGATGGCTACCTCCTTCATATGAGCTACTGTAG
- a CDS encoding MaoC family dehydratase — protein sequence MKHEGKQTHVGEIARVTRKHVARYIRASGDDNPIHYDEEAARNTGFNRPIVHGMWTLGVMTSYVWKWYGSHVQLTTVDASFKHPLFLEDSLLIKGEVVESRGSDIKMKLMAKNQDDQTLVSTQIVIKGAR from the coding sequence ATGAAGCATGAAGGGAAGCAGACACACGTAGGTGAGATTGCTCGTGTAACTCGTAAGCATGTCGCTCGTTATATTCGAGCTTCTGGTGATGATAATCCGATTCACTACGATGAAGAAGCAGCAAGGAATACAGGTTTTAATCGCCCTATAGTACATGGGATGTGGACACTTGGAGTGATGACCTCTTATGTTTGGAAGTGGTATGGTTCTCACGTGCAACTAACTACAGTTGATGCTTCCTTTAAACACCCCCTTTTTCTAGAGGATTCATTGCTAATCAAGGGGGAGGTTGTGGAAAGTCGAGGAAGTGATATAAAAATGAAACTAATGGCGAAAAACCAAGATGATCAAACGCTTGTTAGTACACAAATTGTAATAAAAGGAGCGAGGTAA
- a CDS encoding FAS1-like dehydratase domain-containing protein, translating to MDASLIGSTTKVQSICISPQEIKEYAEAIFIHNGIYIGQNTAIEEGYEDIPIPPTMPIVFWKSIHIPWLSTLDGLVHTNQSFHYDQSLLANRTYECVVELTNVVEKRRHNKRMTFFEHRLLIYFQGELHGTAFTTLMAMEEGVT from the coding sequence ATGGATGCTAGCTTAATAGGTTCTACAACTAAGGTACAGTCGATTTGTATTTCTCCGCAAGAGATAAAAGAGTACGCAGAAGCTATATTCATACACAATGGTATATATATTGGTCAAAACACAGCTATAGAAGAAGGGTATGAGGATATTCCTATTCCTCCTACAATGCCCATTGTGTTTTGGAAATCGATACATATCCCTTGGCTATCCACTTTGGACGGGTTAGTACACACGAACCAGAGTTTCCATTATGATCAATCACTTTTGGCAAATAGAACGTATGAGTGTGTAGTAGAACTGACCAATGTCGTTGAAAAACGTCGTCATAATAAAAGAATGACATTTTTTGAACATAGGTTACTCATTTATTTTCAAGGAGAGTTACACGGAACAGCTTTTACAACGCTTATGGCTATGGAGGAGGGAGTTACATGA
- a CDS encoding thiolase family protein encodes MNNAVIVSVKRTAIGKMGGALAHLRPEQLVSPLVQSIISETNLDPVMIHDVVLGNVVGPGGNIARLSALQAGLPISVPGVTVDRQCGSGLEAINLASRLVQAGAGDMYIAGGVESTSRAPWKVEKPFSLFDPNGPTFYGRARFSPEEIGDPEMGEAAENVASAYNVSREDQDAYAYQSHQKALNAQQENVFKSEIVPVDGVDMDECPRPNTSLSKLARLPSVFRENGTVTAGNACPLNDGAAVVLIMSEEKCKSLGLTPLAKFIDATSAGVDPNYLGIGPVPAVRKLLEQQDCGVETIDVVEFNEAFASQALASLRELHIPLHKVNLSGGALALGHPYGASGAILITRLVTEMKRRHLHTGLATLGIGGGLGLATMLENVEEE; translated from the coding sequence ATGAATAACGCGGTCATCGTTTCAGTTAAACGAACAGCAATTGGTAAAATGGGAGGGGCTTTGGCGCATTTAAGACCTGAGCAATTAGTAAGTCCTCTTGTCCAATCCATCATCAGCGAGACGAATCTAGATCCGGTGATGATCCATGATGTGGTCTTAGGAAATGTAGTAGGTCCTGGTGGTAATATTGCTAGACTATCAGCATTACAAGCAGGACTTCCAATCTCAGTTCCAGGAGTAACAGTAGATCGGCAGTGTGGGTCTGGTCTTGAGGCAATTAATCTTGCATCGCGTCTCGTCCAGGCAGGAGCAGGCGACATGTATATAGCTGGTGGTGTGGAAAGTACGAGCAGAGCACCATGGAAAGTAGAAAAGCCCTTCTCTTTATTTGATCCTAATGGTCCAACTTTTTATGGAAGAGCTCGTTTTTCTCCTGAAGAGATTGGCGACCCCGAAATGGGTGAAGCGGCAGAGAATGTGGCCTCGGCTTATAACGTTTCAAGAGAAGATCAAGATGCCTACGCCTATCAGAGTCATCAAAAAGCATTAAATGCACAACAAGAAAACGTATTTAAGAGTGAAATTGTACCTGTAGATGGAGTTGACATGGATGAATGTCCACGTCCGAATACTTCATTAAGCAAGCTCGCACGCCTACCCTCTGTCTTTCGAGAAAATGGTACAGTGACGGCAGGAAATGCTTGTCCATTAAATGATGGGGCAGCGGTTGTACTGATCATGTCAGAGGAGAAGTGTAAATCGTTAGGTTTAACTCCTCTTGCGAAATTCATTGATGCTACAAGTGCTGGAGTAGACCCTAACTATCTCGGTATCGGTCCAGTTCCAGCAGTAAGAAAACTACTGGAACAACAGGATTGTGGGGTTGAAACAATAGATGTTGTAGAATTTAATGAAGCTTTTGCTTCTCAAGCATTAGCCTCTTTACGAGAGTTACACATTCCGCTACATAAGGTCAATCTATCTGGTGGGGCATTGGCTCTAGGACATCCATATGGAGCTTCAGGCGCAATTCTCATTACTCGTTTGGTTACCGAGATGAAGCGGCGTCATCTTCATACAGGTCTTGCTACCCTTGGTATTGGTGGAGGTCTGGGACTAGCTACCATGCTTGAGAATGTAGAGGAGGAATAG